A genomic window from Candidatus Tumulicola sp. includes:
- the nuoF gene encoding NADH-quinone oxidoreductase subunit NuoF, with the protein MLFEPVLMKGIGELDLTDIDVYLKGGGFQAMTKALKEMTPEAVAGEVSASNLRGRGGAGFPTGRKWSFLPKDGRPRYLVCNCDEAEPGTFKDRMLLEKTPFQIIEGLIISAYAMNAAKIFIYIRGEFLEGFRVFARALAAAYERGFVGKSIDGTDFSVDIVMHRGAGAYICGEETAMLESIEGKRGEPRLKPPFPANAGLYGMPTVVNNVETIAYVAHIIERGAKWFAAIGPERSPGPKIISVSGHVQRPGNYEVPLGISARELIEEYAGGLLPGRRLKAFQPGGGSSAALFEEDLATSLDYESLAAKKTMLGSGGFVVIDDSACLVRSAYTLARFYEHESCGQCTPCREGGQWVARMVGRLEAGEGSEEDLRILGVINRTLTGTNLCPLGDSIMPFLASVLARFPEEFKAHLSMARCPFRSASEVSAA; encoded by the coding sequence ATGCTGTTCGAACCCGTCTTGATGAAGGGCATCGGCGAGCTCGACCTCACCGACATCGACGTCTATCTCAAGGGCGGCGGATTCCAGGCCATGACCAAAGCGCTCAAAGAGATGACGCCGGAAGCGGTGGCGGGCGAGGTGAGCGCGTCCAACCTGCGCGGTCGCGGCGGCGCGGGCTTTCCGACCGGCCGGAAGTGGAGCTTCTTGCCGAAGGATGGCCGGCCGCGCTATCTGGTCTGCAACTGCGACGAGGCGGAGCCGGGCACGTTCAAGGACCGCATGCTGCTCGAGAAGACGCCGTTCCAGATCATCGAGGGGCTCATCATCTCGGCGTATGCGATGAATGCGGCGAAGATCTTCATCTATATCCGCGGCGAGTTTCTGGAGGGTTTTCGCGTCTTCGCGCGCGCGCTTGCCGCGGCGTACGAACGCGGATTCGTCGGGAAGAGCATCGACGGCACGGATTTCTCCGTTGACATCGTGATGCATCGGGGGGCCGGCGCGTACATCTGTGGCGAGGAGACCGCGATGCTCGAGTCCATCGAGGGCAAGCGCGGCGAGCCGCGCCTCAAGCCGCCGTTTCCGGCCAATGCCGGGCTTTACGGCATGCCGACGGTGGTCAATAACGTCGAAACGATCGCCTACGTGGCGCACATCATCGAACGCGGCGCTAAGTGGTTCGCGGCGATCGGCCCGGAGCGATCGCCGGGCCCGAAGATCATCTCGGTCAGCGGTCACGTCCAGCGGCCGGGCAATTACGAAGTGCCGTTGGGCATCTCGGCGCGCGAACTCATCGAAGAATACGCCGGCGGCTTGCTGCCCGGGCGCAGACTTAAAGCATTTCAGCCGGGGGGCGGCTCATCGGCCGCGCTCTTCGAAGAAGACCTTGCGACGTCGCTCGACTACGAGTCGCTCGCGGCCAAGAAGACGATGCTCGGCTCGGGCGGCTTCGTCGTCATCGACGACAGCGCGTGCCTCGTGCGTTCCGCCTATACGCTGGCGCGTTTTTACGAACACGAGTCCTGCGGGCAATGCACGCCGTGCCGAGAGGGCGGGCAGTGGGTCGCGCGGATGGTGGGCCGCCTCGAAGCCGGCGAGGGCTCTGAAGAGGACTTGCGCATCCTGGGCGTCATCAACCGGACCCTCACCGGCACGAACTTGTGCCCGCTGGGCGACTCGATCATGCCGTTCCTCGCCTCGGTGCTCGCGCGCTTCCCGGAGGAGTTCAAGGCGCACCTCAGCATGGCGCGCTGTCCGTTTCGCAGCGCCAGCGAGGTTAGTGCCGCGTGA
- a CDS encoding NAD(P)H-dependent oxidoreductase subunit E, with the protein MTPERAQRGKELVARYPQARSALIPFLQFCQEQDGYVTRQAIDDAAELVDLTAGEVESIVSFYTLLFKHPVGKHVIQVCRTMSCMLRGADELQAHVKRRLGIGHLQTSADGMFTYEEVECLAACDRAPCLQHNLEFHYDVTPADFDTLVERWRRESPSPVMPAQ; encoded by the coding sequence ATGACGCCCGAACGCGCGCAGCGCGGCAAGGAACTGGTCGCTCGCTATCCGCAAGCGCGATCGGCTCTCATCCCCTTTTTGCAGTTCTGCCAGGAGCAGGACGGCTACGTGACCCGCCAGGCGATCGACGATGCGGCGGAGCTGGTCGATCTCACCGCCGGCGAAGTCGAATCAATCGTCTCCTTCTACACGCTGCTGTTCAAGCACCCCGTTGGGAAGCACGTCATCCAGGTCTGCCGCACGATGTCATGCATGCTGCGCGGCGCTGACGAGCTGCAAGCGCACGTCAAGCGGCGCCTCGGCATCGGCCATCTGCAGACCTCCGCGGACGGCATGTTCACGTACGAGGAGGTCGAGTGCTTGGCGGCATGCGATCGCGCTCCGTGCCTGCAGCACAACCTCGAGTTTCATTACGATGTGACGCCCGCCGATTTCGACACGCTGGTCGAGCGCTGGCGCCGCGAATCGCCCTCTCCCGTCATGCCGGCGCAGTGA
- the nuoD gene encoding NADH dehydrogenase (quinone) subunit D, with amino-acid sequence MSVAPGDERDTLVLSMGPQHPSTHGVLRVMLKLDGETVVTAEPEIGYLHTGIEKQTENLFWQQAITVVDRADYLAPLSNSLCYVLAVERLLGIDNIPARAQVLRVMFAELTRIASHLVWLGTHAMDLGAQSIFMYAFEMRERILDIMEFVTGARMHQSWFRIGGLALDVPKGFLARIDDFIGRFPERLADMRRILEKNIIIMDRLIGVGKISAEEAIAWGLTGPILRASGVAYDIRKAFPYSGYETYDFEICTHAGGDCYSRFVVRLNEMHEAWRVIKQAREKFPGGPVVIDDRKIVPPPKTEIQHSMEALIHHFKLVSSGFNVEEGHVYQAVEGPRGEMGMYVTSAGGNKPWRVRWRPPSFYNLQALKRLAPGNLVADVVAIIGSLDPVFGEVDR; translated from the coding sequence ATGAGCGTCGCGCCGGGGGACGAGCGCGACACGCTGGTGCTCTCGATGGGCCCGCAACATCCCAGCACACACGGAGTGCTGCGCGTGATGCTCAAGCTCGATGGCGAGACCGTGGTCACAGCGGAGCCGGAGATCGGCTACCTGCATACCGGCATCGAGAAGCAGACCGAGAACTTGTTCTGGCAGCAGGCCATCACGGTCGTCGACCGCGCCGATTATCTCGCGCCGCTGTCGAACAGCCTCTGCTACGTGCTCGCCGTCGAGCGATTGCTCGGCATCGACAACATCCCGGCGCGCGCTCAAGTCCTTCGCGTCATGTTCGCGGAACTGACGCGCATCGCAAGCCACCTGGTGTGGCTGGGCACCCACGCCATGGACCTCGGCGCGCAATCCATCTTCATGTACGCCTTCGAGATGCGCGAGCGCATCCTCGACATCATGGAATTCGTGACCGGCGCGCGCATGCATCAATCGTGGTTCCGCATCGGCGGCTTGGCGCTCGACGTCCCCAAGGGCTTCCTCGCGCGGATCGACGATTTCATCGGCCGCTTCCCCGAGCGCCTCGCCGACATGCGCCGCATCCTCGAAAAGAACATCATCATCATGGACCGGCTGATCGGCGTGGGCAAGATCAGCGCCGAGGAAGCGATCGCGTGGGGCCTCACCGGCCCGATCCTGCGCGCGAGCGGCGTCGCCTACGACATCCGCAAGGCGTTCCCGTACTCAGGCTACGAGACGTACGATTTCGAGATCTGCACGCACGCAGGCGGCGACTGCTACTCCCGGTTCGTGGTGCGCCTCAACGAGATGCACGAAGCGTGGCGCGTCATCAAGCAGGCGCGTGAGAAATTTCCGGGTGGACCCGTGGTCATCGACGATCGCAAGATCGTGCCGCCACCCAAGACCGAGATCCAGCACTCGATGGAAGCGCTCATCCATCATTTCAAGCTGGTCTCATCGGGCTTCAACGTCGAAGAGGGGCATGTGTATCAAGCGGTGGAGGGCCCGCGCGGCGAGATGGGGATGTACGTCACGAGCGCGGGCGGCAACAAGCCGTGGCGGGTGCGCTGGCGACCTCCCTCGTTCTACAATCTGCAAGCTCTGAAAAGACTCGCGCCGGGAAATCTGGTGGCCGATGTGGTCGCGATCATCGGAAGCTTGGATCCGGTCTTCGGCGAGGTCGATCGATGA
- a CDS encoding NADH-quinone oxidoreductase subunit C, protein MAEGAAPRADTSALLPQITQALGANLLEAVSEQDMDEIAILPAGLLPAVEVLRRDGFDLLLDIGATDHHPLTPRFEISYHFLKVRQATRYRLRVFPDDLNPVIPTLTALWPNADWAEREVWDLFGVRFDGHPNLVRILMPDDWKGHPLRKDYPLRGLERRFNPGGRMGEVPPVITK, encoded by the coding sequence ATGGCTGAAGGCGCAGCGCCCCGAGCGGACACGAGCGCGCTCCTTCCCCAAATCACTCAGGCGCTCGGCGCAAATCTGCTGGAAGCGGTCTCCGAACAGGATATGGACGAGATTGCCATCCTGCCCGCTGGGCTTCTGCCGGCGGTCGAAGTCCTGCGCCGCGACGGCTTCGATCTTCTACTCGACATCGGCGCCACCGATCACCATCCGCTGACGCCGCGCTTTGAGATCTCCTACCACTTCCTGAAAGTCCGGCAAGCCACGCGCTATCGACTGCGCGTGTTTCCTGACGACCTCAACCCGGTCATACCGACGCTCACCGCGCTGTGGCCCAATGCCGACTGGGCGGAGCGCGAAGTTTGGGATCTCTTCGGCGTGCGCTTCGACGGGCACCCGAACCTCGTGCGCATCCTGATGCCGGATGACTGGAAAGGCCATCCGCTGCGCAAAGATTATCCGTTGCGCGGCCTCGAGCGGCGTTTCAATCCCGGCGGCCGGATGGGCGAAGTGCCTCCCGTGATCACCAAATGA
- a CDS encoding NADH-quinone oxidoreductase subunit B family protein — protein MSPQQPFITTKLDDFIHWAEASAIWPMTMGLACCAIEMMSIVSPRYDTSRFGAEVFRSSPRQSDLMIVSGRVANKMAPILRRLYDQMPDPKWVISMGACASSGGVFDNYAILPGVDTILPVDVYVPGCPPSPDALIYALMQLRRQIQAGGKSRVLAANG, from the coding sequence ATGAGCCCACAACAACCTTTCATCACGACGAAGCTCGACGACTTCATCCATTGGGCGGAGGCCTCGGCGATTTGGCCCATGACCATGGGCTTGGCATGCTGCGCGATCGAGATGATGAGCATCGTCTCGCCTCGCTACGACACGTCGCGCTTCGGCGCCGAAGTCTTCCGCTCGTCGCCGCGCCAGAGCGACCTCATGATCGTGTCCGGTCGCGTCGCCAACAAGATGGCGCCGATCCTGCGGCGGCTCTACGACCAGATGCCCGACCCCAAGTGGGTCATCTCGATGGGCGCGTGCGCGTCTTCGGGCGGCGTGTTCGACAATTACGCGATCCTTCCGGGCGTGGACACGATCTTGCCGGTCGACGTCTACGTGCCCGGCTGTCCGCCGAGTCCGGATGCGCTGATCTACGCGTTGATGCAATTGCGCCGTCAGATCCAAGCCGGCGGCAAGTCGAGGGTGCTCGCAGCCAATGGCTGA
- a CDS encoding NADH-quinone oxidoreductase subunit A, giving the protein MPSSPWIPVAIFFGVAIVVASLIAIVPGIFTKKRPTKEKLEAYECGVPPTSAMLGRFPVRFYLVAMLFVVFDVEAASFYPWAVSLKALGLFGLLEMVAFIVVLGIGYAYVWKKGGFSWR; this is encoded by the coding sequence TTGCCATCATCACCGTGGATCCCCGTCGCGATCTTCTTCGGCGTGGCCATCGTGGTCGCCAGCCTCATCGCGATCGTCCCCGGCATCTTCACCAAGAAACGCCCGACGAAGGAAAAACTGGAGGCATACGAATGCGGCGTGCCTCCGACGTCGGCGATGCTCGGACGCTTCCCGGTCCGCTTCTATCTCGTGGCGATGCTGTTCGTCGTCTTCGACGTCGAGGCCGCGTCGTTCTATCCCTGGGCGGTCTCGCTCAAGGCGCTGGGCTTGTTCGGTCTCTTGGAAATGGTCGCGTTTATCGTCGTGCTCGGCATCGGCTATGCCTACGTCTGGAAGAAAGGCGGCTTCTCGTGGAGATGA
- a CDS encoding cysteine synthase A, which translates to MPRDILRVDLFDAIGDTPLIRLPALSRHVGRNILGKAEHLNPGGSVKDRAAKFIIEDAERSGRLVPGGVIVEGTAGNTGIALALLGNARGYSSIIVVPDDQSQEKIDLLRASGADVRVVPTVPFTDDNNYYHEARRIAQSTPGAIWADQFNNVANRRGHYETTGPEIWAAAGGSLDAFVAAAGTGGTFAGVSTFLKERNGRVRCVLADPMGSSLFNYVKHGNLDVEGDSVAEGIGIKRITANFKGAPVDDAVRVDDQAMIEMVHFLLRTEGLLVGGSSGINVVAAARVARDLPPGSSVATILCDSGTRYMSRLFSARWLAENKLTPRCKDLSFL; encoded by the coding sequence ATGCCGCGCGATATCTTACGAGTCGACCTTTTCGACGCCATCGGCGACACGCCGCTCATCCGATTGCCGGCACTGTCGCGCCACGTCGGTCGGAATATCTTGGGAAAAGCCGAACATCTGAATCCCGGCGGTTCGGTGAAGGACCGCGCGGCGAAGTTCATCATCGAAGATGCGGAGCGAAGCGGGCGGCTCGTTCCGGGCGGCGTGATCGTTGAAGGCACCGCGGGCAACACCGGCATTGCGCTGGCGCTCTTGGGCAATGCGCGTGGCTACTCCAGCATCATCGTCGTGCCTGACGATCAATCGCAGGAGAAAATCGATCTGCTGCGCGCCTCCGGCGCGGACGTCCGCGTGGTTCCCACGGTGCCGTTCACAGACGACAACAACTACTATCATGAGGCGCGGCGCATCGCGCAATCCACGCCGGGCGCTATTTGGGCCGATCAGTTCAACAACGTGGCGAACCGCCGCGGTCACTACGAAACGACCGGACCCGAGATATGGGCTGCGGCGGGAGGCTCGCTCGACGCGTTTGTGGCTGCGGCAGGCACCGGCGGAACTTTTGCCGGCGTTTCAACATTCTTGAAGGAACGCAACGGGCGCGTGCGCTGCGTGCTGGCCGACCCGATGGGATCGTCGCTCTTCAACTATGTCAAGCACGGCAATCTCGACGTCGAGGGCGACTCGGTGGCTGAGGGCATCGGCATCAAACGCATCACCGCGAACTTCAAAGGTGCACCGGTGGACGATGCGGTTCGCGTCGACGATCAGGCGATGATCGAGATGGTGCATTTCTTGCTGCGGACCGAAGGGCTGCTCGTGGGCGGGTCGTCGGGGATCAACGTGGTAGCGGCAGCGCGCGTGGCGCGCGATCTCCCGCCGGGCAGCAGCGTTGCGACGATACTATGCGACAGCGGCACCCGCTATATGTCTCGGCTCTTCTCAGCGCGGTGGCTGGCCGAGAACAAGCTCACCCCGCGCTGCAAGGACCTGAGCTTTTTGTAG